The proteins below are encoded in one region of Acidobacteriota bacterium:
- a CDS encoding 16S rRNA (uracil(1498)-N(3))-methyltransferase encodes MQRHRFYAPPAQINGALITLADDEAHHLARVLRLPVGAPVFAFDGCGQEYVCEINQVGRRGAELTIIEQLTNTVESPLQLTLAVALLKGDKFDWVVQKATELGVTRLVPLLTEHSDIRQLKAEHKLQRWQRITLEALKQCGRRTLVEIAEPQSWPKFCAEEISSLKLILSEHGGQRLHALPPTANSACVAVASEGGWSETELEVATQHGFVPVHLGARILRAETAAITGVALLQHLCGDL; translated from the coding sequence ATGCAACGCCATCGCTTTTACGCGCCACCCGCACAAATCAACGGCGCACTCATCACCCTCGCCGATGACGAAGCGCATCATCTCGCGCGCGTCTTGCGCCTGCCCGTCGGCGCGCCGGTTTTTGCCTTTGACGGCTGCGGACAGGAATACGTCTGTGAAATCAATCAAGTCGGCAGGCGCGGCGCTGAACTTACGATCATCGAGCAACTCACCAACACGGTCGAATCGCCGCTGCAACTCACGCTGGCCGTCGCCCTGCTCAAAGGCGACAAATTCGATTGGGTCGTGCAAAAGGCCACCGAACTCGGTGTCACCCGCCTTGTCCCGCTGCTAACCGAACACAGCGACATCCGGCAACTCAAAGCCGAACACAAACTGCAACGGTGGCAACGCATCACGCTCGAAGCGTTGAAACAATGCGGGCGGCGCACGTTGGTCGAAATTGCTGAGCCGCAGAGTTGGCCGAAATTTTGCGCTGAAGAAATCAGCAGCCTGAAACTGATCTTGTCAGAACACGGCGGGCAACGGTTGCATGCGTTGCCGCCAACGGCAAATTCCGCCTGCGTCGCCGTCGCCTCAGAAGGCGGTTGGAGCGAGACTGAATTGGAGGTAGCCACGCAACACGGCTTCGTGCCTGTGCATCTGGGCGCGCGCATTCTGCGTGCGGAAACCGCCGCCATCACGGGCGTGGCGTTGTTGCAACATCTGTGCGGCGATCTTTAG
- a CDS encoding O-antigen ligase family protein, translating to MSQVRNNIDLSKVAFVLVVLLASIGLLVRTDIATFAVAVLSAGALWFLFKKPELALAIQINGFSLYLYVLYKLKVEPETVTTAGFYAFLAVAYLAGGIHLALKRRRFELNRIDFMFGLLFALFFISYLLFSLDNQQATRKIGYAPLLVIAPYLGVQLLMTREQIRQMLYYCAFLAVLMILPAFYELLVNPIYSEYGRFSIYTFANKGDNPILFGIANALLILVVLFTSSAKRAFGLREVVLILPAVYLMLRSGARGPVVSFVVAMIAYVVWLGRVRPQVKFKVFAVLLVLLVAAYRFIPDTTASFYEDLIAPDVRPVDVNSIQERLVLIDLAIKDFLAYPIIGVGTGNATGGLGYPHNVLIEVAAEFGAIGLVIFALLCLFVIQAGRKYLYTEGEDEERWLMNLVFTIFIFAFVEALFSAYMGGDTLFYSSIGLVSAVAKLSEKDSLVKAKALDYLRYRERVSEDLPNVAGLAEDSGY from the coding sequence ATGTCGCAAGTCAGAAACAATATTGATTTGAGCAAAGTAGCGTTTGTGCTGGTCGTACTTTTGGCCAGCATCGGCCTGCTCGTGCGCACTGATATTGCCACCTTTGCGGTGGCGGTATTGAGTGCAGGCGCGCTATGGTTTTTGTTCAAGAAGCCCGAATTAGCACTTGCCATTCAAATCAACGGCTTTTCCCTTTATCTCTACGTGCTCTACAAACTGAAAGTCGAGCCAGAGACAGTGACGACAGCCGGTTTCTATGCCTTTTTGGCTGTGGCCTATTTGGCAGGTGGAATCCATCTGGCCCTCAAGCGGCGGCGCTTTGAATTGAACCGGATTGATTTCATGTTCGGATTGCTCTTCGCACTGTTCTTCATCAGCTATTTGCTGTTCTCGCTGGATAACCAACAAGCGACCCGCAAAATTGGATACGCGCCGTTGCTGGTCATCGCGCCTTACCTTGGCGTCCAATTGCTGATGACCCGCGAACAGATACGCCAGATGCTTTATTACTGCGCCTTTCTAGCAGTGCTGATGATTCTGCCGGCGTTTTATGAATTGCTGGTGAATCCGATTTATAGCGAGTATGGGCGCTTTTCCATCTACACGTTTGCCAACAAAGGTGACAACCCGATTCTGTTCGGCATCGCCAATGCTTTACTGATTTTGGTCGTGCTGTTTACCAGCTCGGCCAAGCGCGCCTTCGGACTGCGCGAAGTCGTGCTCATCCTCCCGGCGGTTTACCTGATGTTGCGCAGCGGCGCACGCGGCCCGGTGGTGAGTTTTGTGGTGGCAATGATTGCTTATGTCGTCTGGCTAGGACGTGTGCGACCGCAGGTGAAGTTCAAGGTTTTTGCGGTGCTCCTTGTTCTGCTCGTCGCTGCCTACCGGTTTATCCCCGATACGACAGCGAGTTTTTATGAGGACTTGATCGCGCCGGATGTGCGTCCAGTAGATGTGAATTCGATTCAAGAACGCTTGGTCTTGATTGATCTGGCAATCAAAGACTTTCTGGCTTATCCGATCATCGGCGTGGGCACGGGCAATGCGACGGGCGGATTGGGTTATCCCCACAACGTGCTGATCGAAGTGGCGGCTGAATTCGGCGCAATCGGCCTGGTGATTTTCGCCTTGCTCTGCCTTTTTGTAATTCAAGCAGGCCGCAAATATCTGTACACAGAAGGCGAGGATGAGGAACGCTGGCTCATGAATCTGGTCTTTACGATTTTCATCTTTGCCTTTGTCGAAGCGCTGTTTAGCGCCTATATGGGCGGCGATACGTTGTTCTATAGCTCAATCGGCTTGGTTTCAGCCGTCGCCAAGCTGTCAGAGAAAGATTCGCTGGTGAAAGCCAAGGCGCTTGATTATTTGCGTTATCGCGAACGTGTGAGCGAGGACCTACCGAATGTCGCAGGGCTGGCTGAAGACAGCGGTTATTGA
- a CDS encoding glycosyltransferase family 4 protein, with the protein MRIVIDGTAAMSGGKVYLAHLLPQLARLAAGHELIVLHNGDLAAVETEMANGTPAAQLRMQRVEGLAATNRVWIGKAVVKLFWRLVVFPWHLWRLQPEVLFSNAGYAPGWLPRRTRLVLALHNSMPLRAELIANERSTLRRWRLRLLRRLMGRAARCSAATIVFSHDTRERVRASFGITENTLAVVHHGIDWGAAERAQPLDEGVLRRFGLTQPYLLFVSQFHRYKNLGTLVAAFARVRARHPALQLALVGDQADADYWREIETQIVALGLTGNIVQVPGCAREQLQHVYRGALAFVHPSLAETCSFPLLEALALGVPVAAARMSALPEIAGEAALYFEPYDVAELAAVLERLVVDEALRGELREKAIERAQMFSWAAAARQTLEVLEAVGRRH; encoded by the coding sequence ATGCGTATTGTCATTGACGGCACAGCGGCGATGAGCGGCGGCAAAGTCTACCTCGCCCACTTGCTGCCGCAACTGGCGCGGCTGGCGGCGGGGCACGAATTGATCGTGCTGCACAACGGCGATCTGGCGGCGGTCGAAACCGAAATGGCGAACGGCACACCTGCCGCGCAATTGCGGATGCAGCGCGTCGAAGGCTTGGCGGCCACCAATCGCGTCTGGATTGGCAAGGCTGTTGTAAAACTGTTCTGGCGGTTGGTCGTGTTCCCCTGGCATCTGTGGCGGCTGCAACCGGAGGTGCTGTTTTCCAACGCCGGGTATGCGCCGGGCTGGTTGCCACGCCGCACGCGGCTGGTGTTGGCGCTGCACAATTCGATGCCGTTGCGCGCCGAACTGATTGCGAACGAACGTTCGACGCTGCGGCGCTGGCGCTTGCGGTTGTTGCGTCGGTTGATGGGGCGGGCGGCGCGGTGCAGCGCGGCGACGATTGTCTTCAGCCACGATACGCGAGAGCGTGTGCGCGCGAGTTTCGGCATCACCGAGAATACGCTGGCCGTCGTGCATCACGGCATTGATTGGGGCGCGGCGGAACGGGCGCAGCCGCTGGACGAAGGCGTGTTGCGGCGCTTCGGCTTGACGCAACCTTATCTGCTTTTTGTTTCGCAATTCCATCGCTACAAAAACCTGGGCACGCTGGTGGCGGCGTTTGCGCGGGTGCGCGCGCGGCATCCGGCATTGCAATTGGCGCTGGTGGGCGATCAGGCTGATGCCGATTACTGGCGCGAGATTGAAACGCAAATCGTGGCGTTGGGCCTGACGGGCAACATCGTGCAAGTGCCAGGTTGCGCGCGCGAACAGTTGCAACATGTCTATCGCGGGGCGCTCGCTTTCGTGCATCCCTCGCTGGCCGAGACGTGTTCGTTCCCGTTGTTGGAAGCCTTGGCGTTGGGGGTGCCTGTGGCCGCTGCGCGGATGAGCGCTTTGCCTGAAATCGCCGGTGAGGCGGCGTTGTATTTCGAGCCTTATGACGTGGCGGAGTTGGCGGCGGTGTTGGAGCGGCTGGTCGTGGATGAAGCGTTGCGTGGGGAATTGCGCGAAAAAGCAATTGAGCGCGCACAGATGTTTTCGTGGGCAGCGGCGGCGCGGCAGACGCTGGAAGTGTTGGAGGCGGTGGGGCGGCGGCATTAG
- a CDS encoding glycosyltransferase family 2 protein, which yields MQTPLVFTIFNRPALTAQVLAEIRRARPRKLLVIADGPRAQVPGEQAQCEAARAVLEQVDWDCEVHKNYAAENLGIRRRMSSGLAWVFAQTEAAIVLEDDGLPHPTFFPFCEELLERYADDERVMHISGSNFQFGRQRFPHSYYFSRYNHGVGWASWRRAWRHYDAETKLWPEVKARGLLHDWLHDGGDTRAAVRDWTRGFQRVYDGEVDSWAYCWTFACWLQNGLSILPNVNLLSNIGFGAASTHTRNRRSRFANMPVAPIEFPLQHPPYVVRDAQADAFTQRNNYQRSWVARLGSSVLRMLAKT from the coding sequence ATGCAAACACCGCTGGTCTTCACCATCTTCAATCGCCCCGCACTGACCGCGCAGGTTTTGGCTGAAATTCGCCGGGCGCGTCCGCGCAAGCTGTTGGTGATTGCGGATGGGCCGCGCGCGCAAGTGCCGGGCGAGCAGGCGCAATGCGAGGCTGCCCGCGCCGTGCTTGAACAAGTTGATTGGGATTGCGAAGTCCACAAGAATTACGCGGCGGAAAACTTAGGGATACGGCGGCGGATGAGCAGCGGGCTGGCGTGGGTTTTTGCCCAGACCGAAGCCGCTATCGTGCTGGAAGATGATGGCCTGCCGCATCCAACGTTTTTCCCGTTTTGCGAAGAGTTGCTGGAACGCTATGCCGACGACGAGCGCGTGATGCATATTTCGGGCAGCAACTTTCAGTTCGGACGGCAGCGCTTTCCGCACAGTTATTATTTTTCGCGCTACAACCACGGCGTCGGCTGGGCGAGTTGGCGGCGCGCGTGGCGGCATTACGACGCCGAAACGAAACTGTGGCCGGAGGTCAAAGCCCGGGGCCTCTTGCACGATTGGCTGCACGATGGAGGTGATACGCGGGCCGCCGTGCGCGATTGGACGCGAGGGTTTCAGCGCGTGTATGACGGCGAAGTGGATAGCTGGGCCTATTGCTGGACGTTCGCGTGCTGGCTGCAAAACGGTTTGAGCATCTTGCCGAACGTCAATTTGCTGTCGAACATCGGCTTCGGCGCGGCCAGCACGCACACCCGCAATCGCCGCAGCCGGTTTGCGAATATGCCCGTTGCCCCCATTGAGTTCCCGTTGCAACATCCGCCGTATGTGGTGCGCGATGCGCAGGCTGATGCGTTTACGCAACGGAATAACTATCAGCGGAGTTGGGTAGCGCGGTTGGGCAGTTCGGTTTTACGGATGTTAGCTAAGACATAA